The following proteins are co-located in the Billgrantia tianxiuensis genome:
- the astA gene encoding arginine N-succinyltransferase encodes MRIRPIAEGDLDELQKIARETGVGFTSLPDNREFLSDKIAAAVAAFEQRTPVERRNYFFVLEDEASGELAGCCAIESQVGREVPFYHYRLGTLAHSSVQLDLHRTIDTLFLSSDHTGDAEVASLFLRPQYRGKERSHQRNGALLSMMRWLFMAEFRDQFPDKVLAEMRGVFDERGKSPFWECLGSHFFPMDFDEADRLTGLGQKSFIGELMPKFPIYTPFLSDEARACIGQVHRDTRPALVMLKQEGLRWEGYIDIFDGGPTVEAYIDDVRAVRKSRCCRVEIRASDEPPPARPRWLAASTVMADFRAAWVSHGPDEEGTLTLSEAEAQRLGVVAGDSLRVLDTEETS; translated from the coding sequence ATGCGTATTCGACCGATTGCCGAGGGCGACCTGGACGAACTGCAGAAGATCGCCCGCGAAACCGGGGTCGGCTTCACCTCGCTGCCCGACAATCGCGAGTTCCTGAGCGACAAGATTGCCGCCGCCGTCGCTGCCTTCGAGCAGCGCACGCCAGTCGAGCGGCGCAACTACTTCTTTGTGCTCGAGGACGAGGCGAGCGGTGAGCTGGCCGGCTGTTGCGCCATCGAGAGCCAGGTGGGGCGCGAGGTGCCGTTCTATCACTATCGCCTGGGCACGCTGGCCCATTCGTCGGTGCAGCTCGACCTGCATCGCACCATCGACACCCTGTTCCTCAGCTCCGACCACACCGGCGACGCCGAGGTGGCTTCGCTGTTCCTGCGGCCGCAATACCGCGGCAAGGAGCGCTCGCACCAGCGCAATGGGGCGCTGCTGTCGATGATGCGCTGGCTGTTCATGGCCGAGTTTCGCGACCAGTTTCCCGACAAGGTGCTGGCCGAGATGCGCGGCGTATTCGACGAGCGTGGCAAGAGTCCGTTCTGGGAGTGCCTGGGCAGCCATTTCTTTCCCATGGACTTCGACGAGGCCGACCGCCTCACTGGGCTGGGCCAGAAGAGCTTCATCGGCGAGCTGATGCCCAAGTTCCCGATCTACACGCCGTTTCTCTCCGACGAGGCGCGGGCCTGCATCGGTCAGGTCCACCGCGACACCCGCCCGGCGCTGGTCATGCTCAAGCAGGAGGGGCTGCGTTGGGAAGGTTACATCGACATCTTCGATGGCGGACCGACGGTAGAGGCCTACATCGATGACGTACGCGCGGTGCGCAAGTCGCGTTGCTGCCGGGTCGAGATCCGTGCCAGCGACGAGCCGCCCCCCGCACGCCCGCGCTGGCTGGCGGCGAGTACGGTGATGGCCGACTTCCGTGCCGCCTGGGTGTCTCACGGCCCCGACGAGGAGGGCACCCTCACCCTGAGCGAAGCGGAGGCGCAGCGGCTGGGCGTGGTGGCCGGTGATTCCCTGCGCGTACTGGAT
- a CDS encoding arginine N-succinyltransferase — MMVVRPVRPADLPALERLAGLATPSLTNLPAHRDRLEERIARSRQSFGREVDFPGDEHYTFVLEDLERDEVVGTATLRAEAGAREAYYTYRQETLIHASQQLNVRREVQTLSLSHEVSETTQLCALSLDPRYRGTSAESLLRRARLMFIAQYPERFAEVLAMAFPGYLDEQGESPFWNSVGRHFFVRDYHDINYLAGVRSKSFIAEVMPQFPLYLALLTPQARAAIGREHPAHEAAMAEMLAEGFMRSRHVDLFDAGPVIKGERDRLHTFRRAAWHPVRVRPAHALPDAEPAMIANQRLAEFRCVVARYALSPTGQLMLSPEHAELLGVEEGRAVLAAPLALPSSGEDEPGFDEGEL, encoded by the coding sequence ATGATGGTCGTACGCCCCGTTCGGCCGGCCGACCTGCCGGCCCTGGAGCGGCTGGCGGGCTTGGCCACGCCGAGCCTGACCAACCTGCCGGCCCATCGCGACCGCCTCGAGGAGCGCATTGCGCGCTCGAGGCAGTCATTCGGGCGCGAGGTGGACTTTCCCGGCGACGAACACTACACCTTCGTGCTCGAGGATCTCGAGCGCGACGAGGTCGTAGGCACGGCCACCCTGCGCGCCGAGGCCGGCGCGCGGGAGGCCTATTACACCTACCGCCAGGAAACCCTGATCCACGCCTCGCAGCAGCTCAACGTGCGCCGCGAGGTGCAGACCCTGTCGCTCTCCCACGAGGTTTCCGAGACTACCCAACTGTGCGCCCTGTCGCTGGATCCGCGCTACCGCGGTACCAGCGCCGAGAGCCTGCTGCGCCGCGCGCGACTGATGTTCATCGCCCAGTACCCCGAGCGATTCGCCGAGGTGCTGGCGATGGCGTTTCCGGGCTATCTCGACGAGCAGGGCGAGTCGCCGTTCTGGAACAGCGTGGGGCGCCACTTCTTCGTCCGCGACTACCACGACATCAACTACCTCGCCGGGGTGCGCTCGAAGAGCTTCATCGCCGAGGTGATGCCGCAGTTTCCGCTCTACCTGGCGCTGCTCACGCCCCAGGCGCGGGCCGCCATCGGCCGCGAGCACCCCGCCCATGAGGCGGCCATGGCCGAGATGCTGGCCGAGGGCTTCATGCGTTCGCGTCATGTCGATCTGTTCGACGCGGGTCCGGTGATCAAGGGCGAGCGTGATCGCCTGCACACCTTCCGCCGCGCCGCCTGGCATCCGGTACGGGTGCGGCCGGCCCATGCGCTGCCCGACGCCGAGCCGGCGATGATCGCCAACCAGCGCCTGGCCGAGTTCCGCTGCGTGGTGGCCCGCTATGCGCTGTCGCCAACCGGCCAGTTGATGCTATCGCCGGAGCACGCCGAGCTGCTCGGCGTGGAAGAGGGGCGGGCAGTACTGGCCGCGCCGCTGGCGCTGCCGTCCTCCGGCGAGGACGAACCGGGCTTCGACGAGGGAGAGCTGTGA
- a CDS encoding aspartate aminotransferase family protein, with protein sequence MSHTPTRADFDRYMVPNYSPQKVIPVRGEGSRLWDQEGREYIDFAGGIAVNSLGHCHPVLVKALTEQGNKLWHLSNVYTNEPSLKLAKTLVERTFADKAYFCSSGGEANEAALKLARRWAHDNFGEHKHRIVSFYQSFHGRTFFTVSVGGQPKYSQGFGPVPGGIVHGEFNNLDSVRELINDDTCAVMVEPMQGEGGITPATQEFLQGLRDLCDAHDALLIFDEVQTGVGRTGSLYAYMEYGIEPDILTSAKALGGGFPIGAMLTTDRVAPALAIGTHGSTYGGNALASAVALAAVEHIDTPEVLGGVKQRHDLFREHLEAINRKYGVFKEIRGMGLLIGAEMTPEYEGRAKDILPLAIEEGVMALIAGPNVLRMAPSLVIPEADIAEGMARLERAIERLVAAG encoded by the coding sequence ATGAGCCATACCCCGACCCGCGCCGACTTCGACCGGTACATGGTGCCGAACTACTCCCCCCAGAAAGTCATTCCGGTGCGCGGCGAGGGTAGCCGGCTGTGGGATCAGGAGGGGCGCGAATACATCGACTTCGCCGGCGGCATCGCCGTGAACTCCCTGGGGCACTGCCATCCGGTGCTGGTGAAGGCCCTCACCGAGCAGGGCAACAAGCTTTGGCACCTCTCCAACGTCTACACCAACGAGCCCTCGCTCAAGCTGGCCAAGACCCTCGTGGAGCGTACCTTCGCCGACAAGGCCTATTTCTGCTCCTCGGGTGGCGAGGCCAACGAGGCGGCGCTGAAGCTGGCGCGGCGTTGGGCGCACGACAACTTCGGCGAGCACAAGCATCGCATCGTGTCGTTCTATCAGTCCTTCCACGGCCGCACCTTCTTCACCGTCAGCGTCGGTGGTCAGCCCAAGTACTCCCAGGGCTTCGGTCCGGTGCCGGGCGGTATCGTCCACGGCGAATTCAATAACCTCGACAGTGTGCGCGAGCTGATCAATGACGACACCTGTGCCGTGATGGTCGAGCCGATGCAGGGCGAGGGCGGCATCACTCCAGCCACCCAGGAGTTCCTGCAGGGGCTGCGCGACCTGTGCGACGCCCACGATGCGCTGTTGATCTTCGATGAGGTGCAGACCGGCGTGGGCCGTACCGGCTCGCTCTACGCCTACATGGAGTACGGCATCGAGCCGGACATCCTCACCAGTGCCAAGGCGCTGGGCGGCGGCTTCCCCATTGGCGCCATGCTCACCACCGACCGGGTCGCCCCGGCGCTGGCCATCGGTACCCACGGCTCCACCTACGGCGGCAACGCCCTGGCCTCGGCCGTGGCCCTGGCTGCGGTGGAGCACATCGACACGCCGGAAGTTCTCGGCGGCGTCAAGCAGCGCCATGACCTGTTCCGCGAGCATCTCGAGGCGATCAACCGCAAGTACGGGGTATTCAAGGAGATCCGCGGCATGGGCCTGCTGATCGGCGCCGAGATGACGCCCGAGTACGAAGGCCGGGCCAAGGACATCCTGCCGCTGGCCATAGAGGAGGGCGTGATGGCCCTGATTGCCGGTCCCAACGTGCTGCGCATGGCGCCGTCGCTGGTGATCCCCGAGGCCGACATCGCCGAGGGCATGGCGCGGCTGGAGCGTGCCATCGAGCGGCTGGTGGCGGCCGGGTGA
- a CDS encoding GlxA family transcriptional regulator, whose translation MPDISPPSYHKADSRWVGVLTLPGFSLLAQACALEPLMVVNQLAGQRLYRLQAFTAAGKEVASMADISQAAGTPFELASSELDMLIVCAPSPLPAMHEHALLGHLRLLGRSGVVLVGVGGGTELLARAGMLDGYRATLPWQRFAAFTRAFPRVRLTQQLFEIDRDRLTCGGGTAAMDMMMTLIASHHGSELAERVSEHFVLERVRMADEPQQVPLRSRLGHAPASLVDAVMLMEANIEEPLTTHELAEHLGISRRQLERLFKKYLQAVPGRYYLDLRLKEARRLLRESDLPAGEIAMKTGFSSPAHFSTAYRNHFGVTPREERL comes from the coding sequence ATGCCCGATATTTCGCCTCCCTCTTACCACAAGGCCGACTCCCGCTGGGTCGGTGTGCTGACGTTGCCGGGCTTTTCCCTGCTGGCGCAGGCCTGCGCGCTGGAGCCGCTGATGGTGGTCAACCAGTTGGCCGGGCAGCGGCTCTATCGTCTCCAGGCGTTCACTGCCGCGGGCAAGGAAGTGGCCAGCATGGCCGATATCAGCCAGGCGGCCGGCACGCCCTTCGAGCTGGCTTCCAGCGAGCTGGACATGCTGATCGTGTGTGCCCCGAGCCCGCTGCCCGCCATGCACGAGCATGCTCTGCTCGGGCATCTGCGGCTGCTGGGACGCAGCGGTGTGGTGCTGGTCGGGGTCGGTGGGGGCACCGAGCTGTTGGCCCGTGCCGGTATGCTGGACGGTTACCGTGCCACCTTGCCCTGGCAGCGCTTCGCCGCCTTCACCCGCGCCTTTCCCCGCGTGCGCCTCACCCAGCAATTGTTCGAGATCGACCGCGACCGCCTCACCTGCGGCGGCGGCACCGCTGCGATGGACATGATGATGACCTTGATCGCCTCCCATCATGGCAGTGAGTTGGCCGAACGCGTCTCCGAACACTTCGTGCTGGAGCGGGTGCGCATGGCCGACGAGCCGCAGCAAGTACCGCTGCGCTCCCGACTGGGACATGCCCCGGCATCGCTGGTGGATGCGGTGATGCTGATGGAGGCCAACATCGAGGAGCCCCTGACCACCCATGAGCTGGCCGAGCACCTGGGCATCTCGCGGCGTCAGCTCGAGCGGCTGTTCAAGAAATACCTGCAGGCGGTGCCGGGTCGCTACTACCTCGACCTGCGCCTGAAGGAGGCGCGGCGCCTGCTGCGCGAGAGCGACCTGCCCGCCGGCGAGATCGCCATGAAAACGGGCTTCTCCTCGCCCGCACACTTCTCCACCGCCTACCGTAACCATTTCGGCGTCACGCCCCGCGAAGAAAGGTTGTAG
- the fabV gene encoding enoyl-ACP reductase FabV, which produces MIIKPKVRGFICTTTHPVGCEKNVLEQIEATRARQFDKANGPKKVLVVGASSGYGLAARITAAFGYGADTLGVFFEKPGSEKKPGTAGWYNAAAFDKFAKAEGLYSKSINGDAFSHEAREKAIELIKQDMGQVDLVVYSLASPVRKLPDSGELKRSSLKPIGETYRATAIDTNKDTIIEAEVEPATEQEIEDTKAVMGGEDWELWIDALDKAGVLAPGARSVAFSYIGTEITWPIYWHGALGKAKEDLDRAAGEIDARLKASGGGANVAVLKSVVTQASAAIPVMPLYIAMVYKVMKEKGLHEGTIEQLNRLFGERLYGGEFTTDEAGRLRLDDWELRDDVQQACKDLWPQVTTENLFQITDYAGYKHDFLKLFGFERDDVDYDADVNPDVDFDVVTL; this is translated from the coding sequence GTGATCATCAAACCCAAGGTTCGCGGTTTCATCTGTACCACCACCCATCCGGTCGGCTGCGAGAAGAACGTGCTCGAGCAGATCGAGGCCACCCGGGCGCGCCAGTTCGACAAGGCTAACGGGCCGAAGAAGGTCCTGGTGGTTGGTGCCTCCAGCGGATATGGCCTGGCGGCGCGCATTACCGCGGCGTTCGGTTACGGTGCCGATACCCTGGGCGTGTTCTTCGAGAAGCCCGGCAGCGAGAAGAAGCCTGGCACCGCCGGCTGGTACAACGCCGCCGCCTTCGACAAGTTTGCCAAGGCCGAGGGGCTCTACAGCAAGTCGATCAACGGCGATGCCTTCTCCCACGAAGCGCGCGAGAAAGCCATCGAATTGATCAAGCAGGACATGGGCCAGGTCGACCTGGTGGTCTATTCGCTGGCCTCGCCGGTGCGCAAGCTGCCCGATTCGGGCGAGCTGAAGCGCTCCAGCCTCAAGCCGATCGGCGAGACCTATCGCGCCACCGCCATCGACACCAACAAGGACACCATCATCGAAGCCGAGGTCGAGCCCGCCACCGAGCAGGAGATCGAGGATACCAAGGCGGTGATGGGCGGCGAGGACTGGGAGCTGTGGATCGATGCCCTGGACAAGGCCGGCGTTCTCGCTCCCGGTGCCCGCAGCGTGGCGTTCAGCTATATCGGCACCGAGATCACCTGGCCGATCTACTGGCACGGCGCCCTGGGCAAGGCCAAGGAGGATCTCGACCGCGCCGCCGGTGAGATCGACGCCAGGCTCAAGGCCAGTGGCGGCGGTGCCAACGTGGCGGTGCTCAAGTCGGTGGTGACCCAGGCCAGCGCGGCGATCCCGGTCATGCCGCTCTACATCGCCATGGTCTACAAGGTGATGAAAGAGAAGGGCCTGCACGAGGGCACCATCGAGCAGCTCAACCGCCTGTTCGGCGAGCGCCTCTATGGAGGTGAGTTCACCACCGACGAGGCTGGCCGCCTGCGTCTGGACGACTGGGAGCTGCGTGACGACGTGCAGCAGGCGTGTAAGGATCTGTGGCCTCAGGTGACCACCGAGAACCTGTTCCAGATCACCGACTATGCTGGTTACAAGCACGACTTCCTGAAGCTGTTCGGTTTCGAGCGCGACGACGTCGACTACGACGCCGATGTGAACCCGGACGTGGATTTCGATGTCGTGACGTTATAG
- a CDS encoding DUF7079 family protein → MDAQSLVDERGELWLALAPLWLDREPSERDFAHMVEVIQRHDLSLHELEWIFRLELAPVLARNQMSIAGKWRDFDDYRLMQQLVSHNLRLKGWRRKTWALFSGLTTMMTRHRWNELMARVMMERGESPHS, encoded by the coding sequence ATGGATGCCCAAAGCTTGGTGGATGAACGTGGCGAGCTGTGGCTGGCGCTGGCTCCGCTGTGGCTGGACCGAGAGCCCAGCGAGCGCGACTTCGCCCATATGGTGGAAGTGATCCAGCGCCACGACCTGAGCCTGCACGAACTGGAGTGGATCTTTCGTCTCGAGCTGGCCCCGGTACTGGCACGCAACCAGATGTCAATCGCCGGCAAGTGGCGCGACTTCGACGATTACCGGCTGATGCAGCAGTTGGTGTCGCACAACCTGCGGCTCAAGGGGTGGCGACGCAAGACCTGGGCGCTGTTCTCGGGACTGACCACGATGATGACCCGGCATCGCTGGAACGAACTGATGGCTCGCGTGATGATGGAGCGCGGCGAGTCACCGCACTCCTGA
- a CDS encoding glutathione peroxidase produces the protein MAIHEHECRTFRGEPFNLRALQGQVLLIVNVASRCGYTPQLGELERLYRRHRDRGFTVLAFPCNQFARQSPETALDFCAFSTSQYGVTFPLMEKVKVNGPGAHPLFAELKREAPGLLHTKVIKWNFTKFLVARDGRVLRRFAPRESGQELERELEQALDEDFQSNSGVR, from the coding sequence ATGGCCATCCACGAACACGAGTGCCGCACCTTCCGCGGCGAGCCCTTCAACCTGCGTGCCCTGCAGGGGCAGGTGCTGTTGATCGTGAACGTGGCCAGCCGCTGCGGTTACACGCCTCAGTTGGGAGAGCTGGAGCGTCTCTATCGCCGCCACCGCGACCGTGGCTTCACCGTGCTCGCTTTTCCCTGCAACCAGTTCGCCCGCCAGTCGCCGGAAACGGCACTCGATTTCTGCGCCTTCAGTACGAGCCAGTACGGCGTGACGTTTCCGCTGATGGAGAAGGTCAAGGTCAACGGTCCCGGGGCGCACCCGCTGTTCGCCGAACTCAAGCGCGAGGCGCCGGGACTGCTGCACACCAAGGTAATCAAATGGAACTTCACCAAGTTCCTGGTGGCGCGAGACGGCAGGGTGTTGCGGCGCTTCGCACCGCGGGAGAGCGGTCAAGAGCTGGAGCGTGAGCTGGAACAGGCGCTGGATGAGGACTTCCAATCCAATTCAGGAGTGCGGTGA
- a CDS encoding acyl-CoA dehydrogenase family protein, which produces MRHYAPRSRLATHDVTNQPEPAGDRDLLAGDLPLREALQREAPTWVAERLVPLGRETGSVRIQELGEAANHHPPELRLFDRHGRRLDEVRYHPAYHELMRLALEGGWHAVAWHEEGKGGHQAHVAALYLLTQAEPGFCCPVTMTHAAMPVLRRSPEVEGEWAPGLLASAYDPRALPAGEKRGLTFGMAMTEKQGGSDVRRNTTRAERNGEGWRLTGHKWFCSAPMSDAFLTLAQTDEGLTCFLAPRFTPDGERNAIEIQRLKEKCGNRANASAEIEYRGAWAVRVGEPGRGVATIIDMVQQTRLDAATAPVGMMRQALDEAWRHVRQRHAFGRPLAEQPLMQAVLADLALEVEAGLALVLRAARAFDGDTRGEPHETALARVLPTLAKYWHNKRGPGFMAEAMECLGGIGYVEETPLARLYREAPVNSIWEGSGNVICLDLLRVLARHPESIEALRSELRAAQGMQQDLDLALAGLEHDLALPAEELEPRARWLAQRLAQGMQAALLLRHAPGEVAETFCRSRLGVEASPAYGVLPAGSPLAAILARIGD; this is translated from the coding sequence ATGCGCCATTATGCCCCCCGTAGCCGCCTGGCCACTCATGATGTGACCAACCAGCCCGAACCCGCCGGCGACCGGGACCTGCTGGCCGGAGACCTGCCGCTGCGCGAAGCGCTGCAGCGCGAGGCCCCGACCTGGGTGGCCGAACGCCTGGTACCGCTGGGCCGCGAAACGGGCAGCGTTCGCATCCAGGAACTCGGCGAGGCCGCCAATCACCACCCGCCGGAGCTACGCCTGTTCGATCGTCACGGCCGCCGCCTGGACGAAGTGCGCTATCACCCGGCCTACCACGAGCTGATGCGTCTGGCATTGGAGGGCGGCTGGCACGCCGTGGCCTGGCACGAAGAGGGAAAAGGCGGACACCAGGCTCATGTCGCTGCCCTCTACTTGTTGACCCAGGCCGAGCCGGGCTTCTGCTGCCCGGTGACCATGACCCATGCCGCCATGCCGGTACTGCGCCGCAGCCCCGAGGTCGAAGGCGAATGGGCCCCGGGCCTGCTGGCCAGCGCCTACGACCCTCGCGCCCTGCCCGCTGGTGAGAAGCGCGGCCTCACCTTCGGCATGGCCATGACCGAAAAACAGGGCGGCAGCGACGTGCGCCGCAACACCACCCGCGCCGAGCGCAACGGCGAGGGCTGGCGGCTGACCGGCCACAAGTGGTTCTGCAGTGCGCCGATGTCGGACGCCTTCCTTACCCTGGCCCAGACCGACGAAGGGCTGACCTGCTTCCTGGCACCGCGTTTCACGCCGGATGGCGAGCGCAACGCCATCGAGATCCAGCGGCTCAAGGAGAAATGCGGCAACCGCGCCAACGCCTCTGCCGAGATCGAGTATCGCGGCGCCTGGGCCGTGCGCGTCGGCGAGCCCGGCCGCGGCGTGGCCACCATCATCGACATGGTGCAGCAGACCCGGCTGGATGCCGCCACCGCGCCGGTTGGCATGATGCGCCAAGCGCTGGATGAAGCATGGCGCCACGTGCGCCAGCGCCACGCCTTCGGCCGGCCACTCGCGGAGCAACCGCTGATGCAGGCGGTGCTCGCCGACCTGGCGCTGGAGGTGGAAGCCGGCCTGGCGCTCGTGCTGCGCGCCGCCCGCGCCTTCGACGGCGACACCCGCGGCGAACCCCACGAGACCGCCCTGGCGAGGGTGCTGCCGACGCTCGCCAAGTACTGGCACAACAAGCGCGGCCCGGGATTCATGGCCGAGGCCATGGAGTGCCTGGGCGGCATCGGCTACGTGGAGGAGACGCCCCTGGCGCGGCTATACCGCGAGGCGCCGGTCAATTCGATCTGGGAGGGCTCGGGTAATGTGATCTGCCTGGACCTGCTGCGGGTACTGGCGCGCCACCCTGAATCGATCGAAGCCCTGCGCAGCGAGTTGCGCGCGGCCCAGGGCATGCAGCAGGACCTCGATCTGGCCCTGGCCGGGCTCGAGCATGACCTGGCGCTACCTGCCGAAGAACTCGAGCCACGTGCCCGCTGGCTGGCTCAGCGCCTGGCCCAAGGCATGCAAGCCGCGCTGTTGCTGCGCCATGCTCCCGGCGAGGTGGCCGAGACCTTCTGCCGTTCGCGGCTGGGGGTGGAGGCCAGTCCCGCCTATGGCGTATTGCCGGCCGGCTCGCCGCTAGCGGCGATCCTGGCACGAATCGGCGATTGA
- a CDS encoding EAL domain-containing response regulator, with protein sequence MNLLADVEEERALAMVLDEDPDVVAILSLQLHVLGLESRCYRRADALLAELDECAPQLVIMGLEFDDPDGIELLRLLAEQRFAGWVLLLGGVERKISRIAERVGHTLGLQMLGSLDKPMRLAELRQRLDRLRPGGKPAIAPEDSPFFSAEELESALQRHELTVHYQPQFELISGRLSGVEALVRWAHPAIGLIGPANFLPMLTAQQSRRLTCHVLEQALADARRWREQGVLLSISVNVTADDLMESHLPALSRKLAPKDSPLVVLEITETAAMNDELLGSEIAARLHLSGMEVAVDDFGVGFSSLARLQMLPISELKIDRSFIRHVQQDSQDAAIVEAIALLGRRLGIRVVAEGVEELDCLPTLAHYGCTHVQGFGLSRPVPAEEIPALASAQSPIRARIAASGEPAGNTP encoded by the coding sequence ATGAACCTTTTGGCGGATGTGGAAGAGGAGCGGGCACTCGCCATGGTGCTCGACGAGGATCCCGACGTGGTGGCGATCCTCTCGCTGCAGCTGCATGTACTGGGGCTCGAGAGCCGTTGTTACCGCCGTGCCGATGCCCTGTTGGCAGAACTCGATGAGTGTGCGCCGCAGCTGGTGATCATGGGGCTCGAGTTCGACGACCCGGATGGCATCGAATTGCTGCGGCTGCTGGCCGAGCAGCGCTTCGCCGGCTGGGTGCTGTTGCTTGGCGGCGTCGAGCGCAAGATTTCACGCATCGCCGAGCGGGTCGGCCACACCTTGGGACTACAGATGCTCGGCTCGCTGGACAAGCCGATGCGGCTGGCCGAACTCCGCCAGCGCCTCGATCGGCTGCGTCCCGGTGGCAAGCCTGCCATCGCGCCCGAAGACAGCCCATTCTTTTCCGCCGAGGAGCTGGAGTCCGCGCTTCAGCGCCATGAACTCACCGTGCACTACCAGCCGCAGTTCGAATTGATCAGCGGGCGCCTCAGTGGCGTCGAGGCGCTGGTGCGCTGGGCGCATCCTGCCATCGGCCTGATTGGCCCGGCGAACTTCCTGCCGATGCTGACCGCCCAGCAGAGCCGGCGTCTGACCTGCCATGTACTCGAGCAGGCGCTAGCCGATGCCAGGCGTTGGCGCGAACAGGGGGTATTGCTGTCGATCTCGGTGAACGTTACCGCCGATGACCTGATGGAATCGCACTTGCCGGCATTGAGTCGCAAACTGGCACCGAAGGATTCCCCCCTGGTGGTGCTCGAGATCACCGAGACGGCGGCCATGAACGATGAGCTGCTGGGGTCGGAGATCGCCGCGCGGCTGCACCTGAGCGGCATGGAGGTGGCGGTGGACGACTTCGGCGTCGGTTTTTCGTCGCTGGCCCGCTTGCAGATGTTGCCGATCAGCGAACTCAAGATCGATCGCAGCTTCATTCGCCACGTGCAGCAGGACAGTCAGGACGCGGCGATCGTCGAGGCCATCGCGCTGCTCGGCCGTCGCCTGGGTATCCGCGTGGTGGCCGAGGGCGTCGAGGAACTCGACTGCCTGCCGACGCTGGCCCACTACGGCTGCACTCACGTGCAGGGCTTCGGCCTGTCACGACCGGTGCCTGCCGAGGAGATTCCGGCGCTGGCGTCCGCTCAATCGCCGATTCGTGCCAGGATCGCCGCTAGCGGCGAGCCGGCCGGCAATACGCCATAG
- a CDS encoding LysE family translocator, with protein MPLSLWMSLVAVCAMGAMSPGPSLALVLRHTLGGGRMPGIVAALSHALGVGFYALLTVLGLGALIVRFPTLFQAITWGGAAYLAWLGIKALRAGRAAALEASGVATTRRQAAREGMLVALGNPKLILFFVALLSQFVTPDMSLLAKALIVLTAMIIDGGWYVLVAVSLTHSRVLPWLQVRAHWIHRITGVMLLALALRVVIGPLG; from the coding sequence ATGCCGCTTTCCTTATGGATGTCACTGGTCGCCGTGTGCGCCATGGGTGCGATGTCACCGGGGCCGAGCCTGGCCCTGGTGCTGCGCCATACGCTCGGCGGCGGGCGCATGCCCGGCATCGTCGCGGCGCTTTCCCACGCCCTCGGGGTGGGCTTCTATGCCCTGCTCACGGTGCTTGGGCTGGGGGCGCTTATCGTGCGCTTCCCCACGCTGTTCCAGGCGATTACCTGGGGCGGGGCGGCCTACCTGGCCTGGCTCGGGATCAAGGCGCTGCGTGCCGGCAGGGCCGCGGCGCTGGAGGCCTCCGGTGTGGCCACGACGCGTCGCCAGGCGGCCCGCGAGGGGATGCTGGTGGCACTGGGCAATCCCAAGCTGATCCTGTTTTTCGTCGCCCTGCTGAGCCAGTTCGTCACGCCCGACATGTCGCTGTTGGCCAAGGCACTGATCGTACTCACGGCGATGATCATCGACGGGGGCTGGTACGTGCTGGTGGCGGTTTCGCTGACACATTCGCGCGTCCTGCCCTGGCTGCAGGTGCGGGCGCACTGGATACACCGCATTACCGGCGTGATGCTGCTGGCCCTTGCGCTGCGGGTGGTGATCGGCCCGCTCGGTTGA
- the rnk gene encoding nucleoside diphosphate kinase regulator produces the protein MSSRPPIIINRLDAERLQRLIDQASDKDRFVADCLEEELERGEVIDPEEIPTDVVSMNSQVQFTDLTRNRQMIRTLVYPHALASTEDGISVMAPIGAGLIGLRIGDEIDWPLPDGSKTRLRIDAILWQPEREGQFHR, from the coding sequence ATGTCGTCCCGTCCCCCCATCATCATCAACCGCCTGGATGCGGAGCGGCTGCAGCGCCTGATCGATCAGGCCAGTGATAAGGATCGTTTCGTCGCCGACTGCCTGGAAGAGGAGCTCGAGCGCGGCGAGGTGATCGATCCCGAGGAGATCCCGACGGACGTGGTCAGCATGAACAGCCAGGTGCAGTTCACCGATCTGACCCGTAACCGGCAGATGATACGCACGCTGGTCTATCCCCATGCGCTGGCGAGCACCGAGGACGGTATCTCGGTGATGGCGCCGATCGGCGCCGGGCTCATCGGCTTGCGCATCGGTGATGAGATCGACTGGCCACTGCCGGATGGCAGCAAGACGCGCCTGCGTATCGATGCCATCCTGTGGCAACCCGAGCGGGAAGGTCAGTTCCACCGCTGA